The Blautia obeum ATCC 29174 region AGCCTCATCTTGCTGTTTTGGGCGCACGTATGGGACAGGAATTATTTCAAATGACAGAGGCTGCCATGCCTTTTCCTGTTGTGAATGAGACCTGTGTATATAATCGTTCTGTTGGTGAAAATTTACCGACAGAGGAAATGGATTTTGACACACTGATGGAATGGTATGCAGGAGAACTGCTTCACCAGATACCGTGTATGCGAATGATGGATCATGCAGGTCGTAAAGTATTGTATCAGGATCCAAGCCTGAAAGGAATCATTTATCATACGGTTAAATTCTGTGATTTTTACAGTTTTGAATATGCAGATATTAAGGGACATACAGATGTTCCATTGCTCAAGATTGAGTCGGATTTTACACTGCAGAGCAGTGGACAGTTGAGTACCAGGCTGGAGGCATTTGCAGAAAGCCTTGGGATTCAGGATGAGACAAAAAAGGAGAAAGTCATGGGAAAAGGATACTATGCCGGGATCGATAGTGGATCAACAAGTACAGATGTGGTGATCCTGGATAAAAACAGAGAAATCATTTCCAGCGTGATCATGCCAACAGGGGCAGGGGCAGCCAATGGTGCGGAGCGAGCGCTTGAGGAAGCACTGAAACAGGCAAAGTTAAATCGAGAGGATCTGGATGCAGTGGTAACTACCGGTTATGGAAGAACTGCAATCTCTGATGGAGATAAGAGTATCACAGAGATTACGTGTCATGCAAGGGGTGCTCATTTTCTGGATCCGCGTGTACGTACAGTTGTGGACATCGGAGGTCAGGACAGCAAAGTGATTCGACTGAACGAAGATGGATCTGTGAAGAATTTTGTTATGAATGATAAATGTGCGGCAGGTACAGGAAGATTCCTGGAGATGATGGCGAAGACAATGGAAATGAGCTTGGATGAACTGAGCCAGGTGGGACTTTCCTATCAGGAAGACATTACAATTTCCAGTATGTGTACGGTTTTTGCAGAATCAGAGGTGGTTTCGCTGATTGCTCAGAATAAACATACAGATGATATCGTACATGGATTGAATAAAGCAGTTGCGGCCAAAACTGCATCTCTGGTTAAACGTGTGGGTGGAGAGGAAGCATATATGATGACTGGTGGTGTAGCGCAGAACAAAGGTCTTGTAAAGACTCTTGAAGAAAGACTTGGCACCAGTCTGGTGATCAGTCCAAAATCTCAGCTTTGCGGTGCACTGGGAGCGGCATTGTTTGCAGCAGATATGTAACCTGACTTAATTGATAGTGGATAGATAAAAGGGGAGGAAAGGAAGTTGGCTGATTCCAATATTACAAAAAGTGCACTTGCATCAGCACTGAAGGAATTGATGGAAACGACACCTTTTGCAAAGATTACTGTTTCAGATATCTGTGCAAAATGTAATATGAACCGAAAAAGTTTCTATTATCATTTCAAAGACAAATTTGATCTGGTGAACTGGATTTATGATGTGGAATATCTGAGTCATGTGCAGATTGGAGAAAATCTGATCGGATGGGACAGTGTACTTCATCTTTGTGATTATTTTTATGAAAATAAAGATTTTTACAGGAAGGTAATGAAAGTAGAAGATCAGAATTCTTTTATTAATCATTTCAGGGATATTGTGAGTCCCCTTATGGAAGAAGATATCCGTGAAATTCTTGGAGAAAAAACAGATGCGGAATTTTATGTGAATTTTTTCTGTGATGCAGTAATCTGTGCATTTGGCCGATGGATCTCGCAGAAAGAACCGATGCCGCCAAAAGAATTTGTGAATATGATGAAATCCTGCATCAAGGTTGTTGCAATAACGCAGGAAAGAATGGAGAACGAATAATAAAAAGCAGTTTCACAGGATTTACCGGAAAATATCATGGTAATCTTTTGTGAGACTGCTTTTTTCTTATGATTCCTGATCTATCGAGAATGATTCCTTCAGGATATCTCTGAGAGATTCATTAAAAATATTGTGCTCCAGAGGATTTCCATCGCTGCCAATATTGTAGATGCTTCCATCTGGTTTAAAACCAATTATGCTTGAAGGTGGTGAAATAATATTTCCAATCCGTTCGATATCATAAAACAGATCAATAGGAATGGTACGGTATTTCTGGGCAACACGGGCACCAACCACTGCCTTGTAGACATTTTCTCTGACGGATGCGCTGCAACCGGGATCGGCAAGGACTGCGACAAACGGGCAATGCATTTCTTCAGCGAAGCGGGCATAGGAACCGGACAGGATCTCATCGCTTTCAGTATCTGTATACATCCGATAGATGGAATACAGAAGACGGTGATCTCGTAGTACAAGGCAGGCAGTATCTGTATTGTCATCATATGCAACTCCGATCAGCATATTATTCAGAGATTCTGCAGCTTTTGCAAAGTCTTCTGTTACAGCGGCAGAATTACATAACAGAATCATAGCACAGTCCGGATTATGCTCTATAAGAGGAAGAAGTTTTTCCGGATCTCCATCAGTGTAAAGACAATAAACATAGATTCCAAGTTCTTTACCCTGATCAAAGATGGCCTGATAACGGGAGTGCAGATCTGCGTAGGAAGAATCAATATTTAAGAAAAAAAGCCACGGGACATTGATATTTTCGGTTCGCTTGATCTTACGGACGATATGTGCCCCCTGTGTGCAGCCGTTATATCCAAGATTCATGCCAAATTCGATCAGTTTTTCCTTGTCCATATGTCGGAGAGTATCTTCTATAAGTGGATAGTAGGGACTGTTGTCGTTATTCAGCATAGTTCTTGCCATTTCAAAAAACTCCTGCTGAAAACGCCCCTTGGAAAAATGAAGAGCCATATCCACAAGATTTCTGGTACAACGTTCTGGTGATTCATCAGCATCTTTTAAGGCAGTTCTAACGAATGTTTTTATAATAATACGAGAAGTTTTTGCTGTCATTTGTCATCCCTTCAATATATAAGAATATACAAAAAATACAGACGGAAAAAATACATTGACCGTCTGTATTTTATCTACTTCTCATTTAAACACAAAGTATTTTTGTGTGCAATAGACACTATAGTTAACGTGTCCAAAAACATGTCAGCAATAGGTGTTTAACCTTTGACAGCACCTGCAGAAACACCTTCTACGATAAATTTGGAAAGAAGGATGTAAACGATGATAACCGGGAAAATGGAGAATGCAATCATTACATAAACCTGTCCCATATCGAACTTCAGGAAGTCTGCGCTACGAAGCTGTGCAATCAGTACCGGAAGTGTTTTCTTCTTGTCCGAATGAAGTACCAGTGCAGGGATAAAATAGTTATTCCAGCTCTGTACGAATGTGAAGATGGCCTGAACTGCGATGGCCGGTTTCATAAGCGGGAACACGATTCGATTAAAGGTTTTGAATTCACCGGAACCGTCAATACGAGCCGCTTCTACAAGTTCCAGAGGAAGGTTGCTTTCCATATACTGTTTCATATAGAAGAAAGTAACCGGAGCTGCGATACTCGGAACGATCAGTGGAATAAAGGAATCGTCCAGATGCATCTTACCAAGCAGCTGCAGGAAACCGAGTGCAGTTACCTGCGTAGGAATCATCATGACTGCAAGGATAAAAGTGAACATAAATTTTTTGCCTTTAAAATCATATGCGTGGATGGCATATGCAGTCATGGTGGAGAAATAGGTACATAAAACAGCAGAACAGGTAGCAATGAAAATACTGTTGAACATACCATTCCATACCGGAAGTGTTCCGGCAAGCAGGCTCTTCCAGTTTTTGATAAGAAATCCACCAGGGATCGCTGTGAAACCTTTTTTCAGTGCACCGTTTGATCTGGTCGCATTGATAAACAGTACATAAAACCAGAACAGGCAGAAGAAGGAGATAATGATCAGTACTATATAAGCAAGAGTACGCTGACCTTTCATGCTCATTCCTTTTTGGGTTTTTTGGTCTTTTTCATTCATCCTTCTCACCTCCCGTCATTCGTCTTGTTAAAGCGGAATACAATCAGACTGAGCACGCCAGTAATGATGAACAGGAATACGGATAATGCACCGCCCATTCCATAGTTCTTGCTGAACAGATGCTTGTTCAGATACATGATCAGTGTCATAGTGGAACGCATTGGATCACCGGTTCCGTTTGTCAGGATCTGAGGTACATCGAACATCTGCATACCACCGATCAGAGATGTGATCATAACATAGATCAGAATCGGACGAAGAAGCGGAAGAGTGATCTTTCTGAAAATCTGCGAAGCAGTGGCTCCATCTACTTCGGCTGCCTCATAAAGTGATGGATCAATACCCATCATGCCGGCCATAAGAAGGATTGTCGTATTACCAAACCACATAAGGAAGTTCAGGACTGCAACAAGCGTTCTGGCACTCCAGGCATGACTGAAGAAGGAGTAAGCCTGTTTCAGTATTCCTGCCTGTATCAGCATTGCATTGATCGGGCCGCCGTCTGCAAATAATGTAAAGAACAACATTGCAAAAGCAGATGCCATGATCAGGTTTGGAAGGTAAATTACGGTCTTAAAAAATCTCTGACCTTTAAGTCGAAGACTCGGATTGGAGAACCATGCTGCAAGGAGCAGAGAGACCAGGATCTGAGGAACAAATCCCATAACCCACATGATCATAGTGTTTTTAAAATAGATCCAGATCTCTCCACCCTCGAAGAGTTTGACATAATTGGCAAAGCCTACAAAGTTCGGTCCAATCTGCGTCAATCCAGATCTGTAGTTTTCAAAGAAGCTGTTATAAACTGTACTAATAAGCGGAATGAGCTGGAATATGAGATATACTACTACAAACGGTATCAGGAAGATATATCCCCATTTGTTATAGCTGACCGCTTTATGGTTATTATTCTTTGCCATTATCTTCCTCCATAATCGAAAGATGTGCCTGCCTGATGGTCAGGCAGGCACATCTTTTTACTCAATAATTATTCAACAGAATCTGTCTGTTTTGATTAGTAAGAAAGTTCTGGATATTTTTCTACAACTGCTTTGTAGAACAGGTCGAGAGCTTCATCATATGTTGCGTTGCCTTCAAAGTAGTTCTTCATAGCGTTCTGGAATTCTTCGTTGCAGCCCTGATCGTAGATGCTCATATTGCTGAGGTCGATCTTGTCTGCACCGGCACAGAACATTGCCAGTGGGTTCTGTCCGCCAAGAACAGCATCGCCGTAGCTTTCGTCTGCTGCCATTTCTTCCATAGCTGGTTTGTTGTTTATGAAGTCATTATCAGCTGTAACGATTTCTTTCATAACGTCAACGTTAGTTGTCATAGTTCTCATGATATCAGCAACCAGTGTCGGGTTATCTGTTCCTGTAGCTGCTGTGATCCATGTTCCGCCCCAGTAGAAGCCCTGTGGTCCTTCTGTTGCAGCCCAGCCGCCGTCTTTACCAACAGAACCATCCTGATCAGCACTCATAGAGAAGTCGATGAACCATGCTGGTCCGAAGTATGCAAATACGTTACTGTCTTTGAAGAAGCCTTTGCTCCAGTCATCACTCCAAAGTTCGTATGTAGCAGTTTCACCTGCGTCAACCATTTCCTTGGACATATCAACCCAGTTCTTGATGTTGTCATCAACTGTGATCTTTCCATCAACTACCCACGGAGTAGATACGTTGTTGGAGAATACACGGTAACTGTCGTTTACAGTAGAGGTCATCTGATAACCTTTTTCTTTCAGTTCTTCAGCTGTTGCTTTGAAGGTATCCCAGTCAGCAACTTTCTTCTGAACTTCTGCCGGATCATCTGTTCCGAATACTTCTTTGGCGATATCTCTTCTGTAGATCATGGTTCCAGGGCAGCCCTGCCAGGAAAGACCTTTCAGATTTCCATCAGCATCTGTCATAACATCTTTTGTATACTGATACTGATCAGCAACTTCGTCTTCTGTGATTCCGAGATCTGCTACCGGCATTGTGTAATCGGTATTTACATATTTCAGTGCGTAGTCAGCTTCTACCAGGAAGAGATCAATCTTGTCATCTGCTGATGCATCAGCCTGTTTCAGAAGTGTTTCGTCCAGGTTATTCTGATATGCATTGTCATCAGATGGAGTGATGTTCCATACAACATCTACATCACCGATCTTGCCATGGGTTCCATCTACTTCTTCGTATCCCGGGTAATGATCGGTCAGACGGGATTTGAATTCTTCATTCCAGCAGTAAATGTTTAAAACTTTACCTTCATCGGAACCTGTGTCATCTGCCCATACCGGAACTGCTGCCAGACCTGCAAGCATAGCTGCTGTTAATGTGACTGCCATAATCTTTCTCTTCATGTTGTTACCTCCCTGTGATAAATAGTTTTTGTTTTATATTCTTTCCATATTTAATTTCCTATTTTGCCAGATTTCTGACTGATGCTCCTGGGAAGAGTGTTCCATCTACGGTGAACTTATCGATGATCGTAGTTTTGGGATTCTCAATCAGATCAATCAGTTTCTGTGCGGCAAGCCGTCCGATTGTTTCTGTGTCCTGACACAGAGTTGTCAGCCGGGGCTCCAGGATGCGTGCAAAAGTGAGTCCGTCATATCCTGCAATGGAGATATCGTCCGGTATCCGGAGCCCACGTTCATGGATCTCGTTGATACCGCCCAGAGCAGAAAAATCATCCGGATATAGAATGCAGGTGGGTGGATCTTTCAGATCAAGAAGTTCTGAAGTTGCCATCGCTGCCGCTTCCGCATCGCGATAGGGGATGACCGGCATATATTCATCAGGTACATCAATCCGTTTTTTCTGGAGAGTTCTGTAAAAACTTCCGAGTCGGCTTCGCGTAACGGAGGAATCTTCTCCGTGAATATAGGCGATCTTTCTGTGCCCCCGTTTCAGAATATAGGAGACGAGATCTTCCATTCCCTGAATGTTGTTGGAAACAACAGCAATTCTTCCATCGAATACATGATCAATCGTGACCACTGGAATCTCGGATTGTACCAGCCGTTGAACTTCTTCGGTAAAAAAGTTGATACAGGCGATCACAACTCCATCGACTCCTCTGTAACGACAGTGTTCATAATAATTGAGACGCTGTCCGGAGAGATTACCACTGGTGAAAGTGATATCGTATCCTTTGGATTCAGCAGTTCGCTTAAAACTTTCGAGTACATGATTGAAGTAATCATGAGTAAGACCACTCATGGCTTCGTCTACAAAGAGTACGCCAAGATTGTAACTTCGTTTGGTTTTTAATGCTCTTGCTGAAGAATTTGGAAGATATCCCATTTCTGATG contains the following coding sequences:
- a CDS encoding carbohydrate ABC transporter permease: MAKNNNHKAVSYNKWGYIFLIPFVVVYLIFQLIPLISTVYNSFFENYRSGLTQIGPNFVGFANYVKLFEGGEIWIYFKNTMIMWVMGFVPQILVSLLLAAWFSNPSLRLKGQRFFKTVIYLPNLIMASAFAMLFFTLFADGGPINAMLIQAGILKQAYSFFSHAWSARTLVAVLNFLMWFGNTTILLMAGMMGIDPSLYEAAEVDGATASQIFRKITLPLLRPILIYVMITSLIGGMQMFDVPQILTNGTGDPMRSTMTLIMYLNKHLFSKNYGMGGALSVFLFIITGVLSLIVFRFNKTNDGR
- a CDS encoding LacI family DNA-binding transcriptional regulator — encoded protein: MVSMKDIAKQCNVSVASVSKALNGYPDISEETRQLILKTASEMGYLPNSSARALKTKRSYNLGVLFVDEAMSGLTHDYFNHVLESFKRTAESKGYDITFTSGNLSGQRLNYYEHCRYRGVDGVVIACINFFTEEVQRLVQSEIPVVTIDHVFDGRIAVVSNNIQGMEDLVSYILKRGHRKIAYIHGEDSSVTRSRLGSFYRTLQKKRIDVPDEYMPVIPYRDAEAAAMATSELLDLKDPPTCILYPDDFSALGGINEIHERGLRIPDDISIAGYDGLTFARILEPRLTTLCQDTETIGRLAAQKLIDLIENPKTTIIDKFTVDGTLFPGASVRNLAK
- a CDS encoding acyl-CoA dehydratase activase, giving the protein MSKTYYVCKYTPVELLRALGGDCEILNEMPESFDRAEQVAHPNICGFGKSVLEEVLAGNIKELVLVNCCDTIRSVYDILKDSGQMDFLYMIDMLHCDIECSRERTAAQLKELAETYGAYKEKSFDKKVFLEAFQPKERIQKPHLAVLGARMGQELFQMTEAAMPFPVVNETCVYNRSVGENLPTEEMDFDTLMEWYAGELLHQIPCMRMMDHAGRKVLYQDPSLKGIIYHTVKFCDFYSFEYADIKGHTDVPLLKIESDFTLQSSGQLSTRLEAFAESLGIQDETKKEKVMGKGYYAGIDSGSTSTDVVILDKNREIISSVIMPTGAGAANGAERALEEALKQAKLNREDLDAVVTTGYGRTAISDGDKSITEITCHARGAHFLDPRVRTVVDIGGQDSKVIRLNEDGSVKNFVMNDKCAAGTGRFLEMMAKTMEMSLDELSQVGLSYQEDITISSMCTVFAESEVVSLIAQNKHTDDIVHGLNKAVAAKTASLVKRVGGEEAYMMTGGVAQNKGLVKTLEERLGTSLVISPKSQLCGALGAALFAADM
- a CDS encoding carbohydrate ABC transporter permease — translated: MNEKDQKTQKGMSMKGQRTLAYIVLIIISFFCLFWFYVLFINATRSNGALKKGFTAIPGGFLIKNWKSLLAGTLPVWNGMFNSIFIATCSAVLCTYFSTMTAYAIHAYDFKGKKFMFTFILAVMMIPTQVTALGFLQLLGKMHLDDSFIPLIVPSIAAPVTFFYMKQYMESNLPLELVEAARIDGSGEFKTFNRIVFPLMKPAIAVQAIFTFVQSWNNYFIPALVLHSDKKKTLPVLIAQLRSADFLKFDMGQVYVMIAFSIFPVIIVYILLSKFIVEGVSAGAVKG
- a CDS encoding ABC transporter substrate-binding protein, whose translation is MKRKIMAVTLTAAMLAGLAAVPVWADDTGSDEGKVLNIYCWNEEFKSRLTDHYPGYEEVDGTHGKIGDVDVVWNITPSDDNAYQNNLDETLLKQADASADDKIDLFLVEADYALKYVNTDYTMPVADLGITEDEVADQYQYTKDVMTDADGNLKGLSWQGCPGTMIYRRDIAKEVFGTDDPAEVQKKVADWDTFKATAEELKEKGYQMTSTVNDSYRVFSNNVSTPWVVDGKITVDDNIKNWVDMSKEMVDAGETATYELWSDDWSKGFFKDSNVFAYFGPAWFIDFSMSADQDGSVGKDGGWAATEGPQGFYWGGTWITAATGTDNPTLVADIMRTMTTNVDVMKEIVTADNDFINNKPAMEEMAADESYGDAVLGGQNPLAMFCAGADKIDLSNMSIYDQGCNEEFQNAMKNYFEGNATYDEALDLFYKAVVEKYPELSY
- the dhaS gene encoding dihydroxyacetone kinase transcriptional activator DhaS, whose protein sequence is MADSNITKSALASALKELMETTPFAKITVSDICAKCNMNRKSFYYHFKDKFDLVNWIYDVEYLSHVQIGENLIGWDSVLHLCDYFYENKDFYRKVMKVEDQNSFINHFRDIVSPLMEEDIREILGEKTDAEFYVNFFCDAVICAFGRWISQKEPMPPKEFVNMMKSCIKVVAITQERMENE